Proteins encoded by one window of Balearica regulorum gibbericeps isolate bBalReg1 chromosome 21, bBalReg1.pri, whole genome shotgun sequence:
- the CA6 gene encoding carbonic anhydrase 6 — MTNNGHSVQIDLPPTMHISRGLPGFYTAVQMHLHWGGLDLETSGSEHTIDGMRYFAELHIVHYNSADYSSFEEAKDKPNGLAVLAFLYADGHFENTYYSEFISKLAKIRFAGQSTKLISLDVQAMLPENLSHFYRYQGSLTTPPCSESVIWTIFHSPIILSHTQISLLENTLLDWQNRTLRNDYRHAQPLNGRVVESSFRAKRTQEQCHTEEFNLRLEQIQMQLQDMKRDLTAGFLVISGIRSSTFPAFYFPVENIESIVNVHPLHDMSLQAFTLCFWTKSQHAGSQTVLSYSTQERDNELVMTVGTDVGLWIGGHFISFPLYHKAQDWLHYCMAWASQSGMANLWLNGAAGEAKSIQKGYVSQAGGTLVLGKERDTLLGTFSNSFSGWMTHVNLWSQVLRPADVRALALCKPGQLKGDIIAWGETSMTLLGGVVLESDTSCQ; from the exons ATGACCAACAACGGTCACTCTG ttcagattGATTTGCCACCCACCATGCACATCTCCAGAGGGCTCCCAGGCTTCTACACAGCTGTACAGATGCATCTGCACTGGGGTGGCCTGGACCTGGAGACCAGCGGCTCTGAGCACACCATAGACGGGATGAGATACTTCGCAGAG CTGCACATTGTCCATTACAACTCAGCTGACTACTCAAGCTTCGAAGAAGCCAAAGACAAACCAAATGGTTTGGCTGTGCTCGCCTTCCTGTACGCG GATGGGCACTTCGAGAATACCTACTACAGTGAATTCATTTCCAAACTGGCAAAAATCAGGTTTGCAG GTCAATCAACAAAGCTCATTTCTCTGGATGTCCAAGCCATGCTGCCAGAAAACCTCTCACACTTCTACCGGTACCAGGGCTCACTAACAACCCCACCTTGCTCCGAGAGCGTGATCTGGACCATCTTTCATTCTCCGATCATCCTGTCACACACACAG ATCAGCCTGCTGGAGAACACCTTGCTGGACTGGCAAAACAGGACGCTGCGCAATGACTACCGGCACGCTCAGCCCCTCAACGGGCGGGTGGTGGAGTCCTCCTTCAGAGCCAAACGCACCCAAG AACAATGCCATACAGAAGAATTCAACCTCAGACTGGAACAAATCCAGATGCAGCTCCAAGACATGAAGAGAGA TCTAACAGCTGGCTTTTTGGTTATTTCAGGTATTAGATCCAGCACTTTTCCAGCTTTCTACTTCCCTGTAGAAAACATTGAGAGCATTGTGAATGTTCATCCCCTCCATGATATGTCTCTGCAAGCCTTCACCTTATGTTTCTGGACAAAATCCCAGCATGCTGGCAGTCAGACTGTTCTTTCCTACTCTACACAGGAGAGGGATAATGAGCTAGTGATGACCGTGGGCACAGATGTGGGATTGTGGATAGGAGGCCATTTCATCAGCTTCCCCCTGTACCACAAGGCACAAGATTGGCTGCACTACTGCATGGCATGGGCCTCCCAGTCTGGAATGGCAAATTTATGGCTCAATGGAGCAGCTGGTGAAGCAAAGAGTATCCAGAAGGGGTACGTGAGCCAGGCTGGAGGGACACTTGTCCttgggaaagagagagacacGCTTCTTGGGACCTTCTCCAACAGTTTTTCAGGGTGGATGACTCATGTGAACCTGTGGAGCCAAGTTCTCAGACCTGCAGATGTTCGGGCACTTGCACTGTGCAAACCAGGGCAACTGAAGGGAGACATCATAGCATGGGGAGAAACCTCCATGACCCTCCTGGGGGGGGTGGTTCTGGAGTCTGACACCAGCTGTCAGTAa
- the LOC104636569 gene encoding solute carrier family 2, facilitated glucose transporter member 5 isoform X1 → MKLKGKKQESSDNNEGSKGKMTLLLALVALVSAFGSSFQYGYNVSVINSPAPYMQDFYNQTYFNRNGVPMDSSFQTLLWSLTVSMFPLGGLFGSLMVWPLVNNCGRKGTLLINNLFSIAAAILMGTSELAKTFEVIILSRVIMGIYAGLASNVVPMFLGEISPKNLRGAIGVVPQLFITVGILVAQILGLNSILGNAEGWAVLLGLTGIPSAIQLLILPFFPESPRYLLIQKGNEEQARQALQRLRGWDDVDDEIEEMRREDRSEKEEGQFTVLSLCTFRGLRWQLISIIVMMMGQQLSGINGVFYYADRIFQSAGVDSNNVQYVTVSIGAVNVVMTLLAVFIVEALGRRILLLAGFGLCCVSCAVLTLALNLQTTVSWMSYLSIVCVIVYIIGHAIGASPIPFVMITEMFLQSSRPAAFMVGGSVHWLCNFTVGLVFLYMEAGLGPYCFLIFCAICLATIIYIFFIVPETKNKTFMEINRIMAKRNKVEIQEDKEELKDFQTVPGGQAEKKETSNSEL, encoded by the exons ATGaagctgaaaggaaagaagcaggagAGCTCTGACAACAATGAAGGTTCAAAGGGG aaaATGACGCTTTTGCTTGCCCTGGTAGCGCTGGTATCTGCGTTTGGGTCCTCTTTCCAGTATGGCTACAACGTGTCTGTGATCAATTCTCCAGCCCCG TACATGCAAGACTTTTACAACCAAACCTACTTCAACAGGAACGGAGTGCCTATGGACAGCAGCTTCCAGACACTGCTCTGGTCTCTCACTGTGTCCATGTTCCCTCTGGGTGGCTTGTTTGGGTCCCTCATGGTGTGGCCTCTGGTCAACAATTGTGGCCG aaagggcaCTTTGTTGATAAATAACCTCTTCTCCATTGCTGCTGCAATCCTTATGGGAACCTCAGAGCTAGCAAAAACCTTTGAAGTAATCATCCTTTCTCGTGTTATCATGGGAATATATGCTG GTCTGGCCTCCAATGTGGTTCCCATGTTCCTTGGAGAAATCTCCCCTAAAAATCTGAGAGGTGCTATTGGGGTAGTACCCCAGCTCTTCATCACCGTTGGGATCCTTGTAGCTCAGATCCTTGGTCTCAACAGCATCCTCGGGAATGCCGAAG gctgggctgtgctgctggggctcaCTGGGATCCCATCAGCGATTCAGCTCCTTATATTGCCCTTTTTCCCTGAGAGTCCCAGATATCTGCTGATACAAAAGGGCAATGAAGAACAAGCACGACAAG CTTTGCAGAGGCTGAGAGGTTGGGATGACGTGGATGATGAGATAGAAGAAATGCGCCGAGAAGACCggtcagaaaaggaagaaggacaGTTTACTGTACTCAGCCTGTGCACCTTCAGAGGCTTGCGATGGCAGCTCATCTCTATCATTGTCATGATGATGGGCCAGCAGCTCTCTGGGATTAATGGG gTCTTCTACTACGCAGACAGAATCTTCCAGTCGGCAGGTGTGGACAGCAACAACGTTCAATATGTCACCGTGTCGATAGGTGCCGTCAACGTTGTCATGACTTTGCTTGCT GTTTTCATTGTGGAAGCCCTGGGGAGGAGAATCCTTCTCCTTGCTGGCTTTGGATTGTGCTGCGTCTCCTGTGCAGTGTTAACTTTGGCCCTCAATCTCCAG ACCACTGTCTCATGGATGTCTTACCTCAGCATAGTGTGTGTCATTGTTTACATCATCGGACACGCTATTGGAGCCA GTCCAATTCCCTTTGTGATGATCACCGAGATGTTCCTGCAGTCATCCCGGCCTGCAGCGTTCATGGTGGGTGGGTCTGTGCACTGGCTGTGCAACTTCACCGTGGGGCTTGTGTTCCTCTACATGGAG GCTGGACTGGGGCCCTACTGCTTCCTCATCTTCTGTGCCATCTGCCTCGCCACTATAATTTACATCTTCTTTATTGTTCCTGAGACTAAGAACAAAACCTTCATGGAAATCAACAGGATCATGGCCAAAAGGAACAAGGTGGAGATTCAGGAAGACAAAGAAGAGCTGAAGGATTTCCAAACTGTCCCAGGTGGgcaggcagagaagaaagaaacctcCAACAGTGAGCTGTGA
- the LOC104636569 gene encoding solute carrier family 2, facilitated glucose transporter member 5 isoform X2 has product MRAVQHFIKRLLGHTTLPIEKGPDGSQTDLSDPAMKMTLLLALVALVSAFGSSFQYGYNVSVINSPAPYMQDFYNQTYFNRNGVPMDSSFQTLLWSLTVSMFPLGGLFGSLMVWPLVNNCGRKGTLLINNLFSIAAAILMGTSELAKTFEVIILSRVIMGIYAGLASNVVPMFLGEISPKNLRGAIGVVPQLFITVGILVAQILGLNSILGNAEGWAVLLGLTGIPSAIQLLILPFFPESPRYLLIQKGNEEQARQALQRLRGWDDVDDEIEEMRREDRSEKEEGQFTVLSLCTFRGLRWQLISIIVMMMGQQLSGINGVFYYADRIFQSAGVDSNNVQYVTVSIGAVNVVMTLLAVFIVEALGRRILLLAGFGLCCVSCAVLTLALNLQTTVSWMSYLSIVCVIVYIIGHAIGASPIPFVMITEMFLQSSRPAAFMVGGSVHWLCNFTVGLVFLYMEAGLGPYCFLIFCAICLATIIYIFFIVPETKNKTFMEINRIMAKRNKVEIQEDKEELKDFQTVPGGQAEKKETSNSEL; this is encoded by the exons ATGCGAGCAGTCCAACACTTTATAAAACGGCTTCTGGGTCACACAACCCTGCCAATAGAGAAAGGACCAGACGGTTCCCAGACCGACTTATCAGATCCCGCTATG aaaATGACGCTTTTGCTTGCCCTGGTAGCGCTGGTATCTGCGTTTGGGTCCTCTTTCCAGTATGGCTACAACGTGTCTGTGATCAATTCTCCAGCCCCG TACATGCAAGACTTTTACAACCAAACCTACTTCAACAGGAACGGAGTGCCTATGGACAGCAGCTTCCAGACACTGCTCTGGTCTCTCACTGTGTCCATGTTCCCTCTGGGTGGCTTGTTTGGGTCCCTCATGGTGTGGCCTCTGGTCAACAATTGTGGCCG aaagggcaCTTTGTTGATAAATAACCTCTTCTCCATTGCTGCTGCAATCCTTATGGGAACCTCAGAGCTAGCAAAAACCTTTGAAGTAATCATCCTTTCTCGTGTTATCATGGGAATATATGCTG GTCTGGCCTCCAATGTGGTTCCCATGTTCCTTGGAGAAATCTCCCCTAAAAATCTGAGAGGTGCTATTGGGGTAGTACCCCAGCTCTTCATCACCGTTGGGATCCTTGTAGCTCAGATCCTTGGTCTCAACAGCATCCTCGGGAATGCCGAAG gctgggctgtgctgctggggctcaCTGGGATCCCATCAGCGATTCAGCTCCTTATATTGCCCTTTTTCCCTGAGAGTCCCAGATATCTGCTGATACAAAAGGGCAATGAAGAACAAGCACGACAAG CTTTGCAGAGGCTGAGAGGTTGGGATGACGTGGATGATGAGATAGAAGAAATGCGCCGAGAAGACCggtcagaaaaggaagaaggacaGTTTACTGTACTCAGCCTGTGCACCTTCAGAGGCTTGCGATGGCAGCTCATCTCTATCATTGTCATGATGATGGGCCAGCAGCTCTCTGGGATTAATGGG gTCTTCTACTACGCAGACAGAATCTTCCAGTCGGCAGGTGTGGACAGCAACAACGTTCAATATGTCACCGTGTCGATAGGTGCCGTCAACGTTGTCATGACTTTGCTTGCT GTTTTCATTGTGGAAGCCCTGGGGAGGAGAATCCTTCTCCTTGCTGGCTTTGGATTGTGCTGCGTCTCCTGTGCAGTGTTAACTTTGGCCCTCAATCTCCAG ACCACTGTCTCATGGATGTCTTACCTCAGCATAGTGTGTGTCATTGTTTACATCATCGGACACGCTATTGGAGCCA GTCCAATTCCCTTTGTGATGATCACCGAGATGTTCCTGCAGTCATCCCGGCCTGCAGCGTTCATGGTGGGTGGGTCTGTGCACTGGCTGTGCAACTTCACCGTGGGGCTTGTGTTCCTCTACATGGAG GCTGGACTGGGGCCCTACTGCTTCCTCATCTTCTGTGCCATCTGCCTCGCCACTATAATTTACATCTTCTTTATTGTTCCTGAGACTAAGAACAAAACCTTCATGGAAATCAACAGGATCATGGCCAAAAGGAACAAGGTGGAGATTCAGGAAGACAAAGAAGAGCTGAAGGATTTCCAAACTGTCCCAGGTGGgcaggcagagaagaaagaaacctcCAACAGTGAGCTGTGA
- the GPR157 gene encoding G-protein coupled receptor 157: protein MPGPLPPTELYASERVVVLVSCVLSFLGSSLLVCTHALWPELRTRPRQLLLYLSLADLLSALSYFYGVLQDFDRTSWDCVLQGALSTFSNTSSFFWTMAVALYLYITIVRGSPTGTGLLCCFHVVSWGVPLGITVAAVALKKIGYDASNVSVGWCWVDLDAEDRVLWMLLTGKVWEILAYVTLPVLYILIKKHINRAHAALSEYRPILSRAPAFQPRTSIADKKLILIPVIFIILRIWSTVRFILTLCNSPAVQNSVLVVLHGIGNTFQGGANCIMFVLCTRAVRTRLFSSICCCRYDELDWPFRRSDGYWQRPEPDKDKDVPGPERTKPLLSST, encoded by the exons ATGCCCGGGCCTTTGCCCCCCACGGAGCTGTACGCCTCGGAGCGAGTCGTCGTGCTGGTGTCCTGCGTGCTTTCCTTCCTGGGCTCCAGCCTCCTGGTCTGCACCCACGCCCTGTGGCCGGAGCTGCGGACCCGTCCCCGCCAGCTCCTGCTCTATCTGTCGCTGGCGGACCTCCTCTCAGCCCTCTCTTACTTCTACGGGGTGCTACAGGACTTCGACAGGACCTCATGGGACTGCGTGCTGCAGGGTGCCCTGTCCACCTTCTCCAACACCAGCTCCTTCTTCTGGACCATGGCCGTCGCCCTTTACCTCTATATCACCATTGTGAGGGGCTCGCCCACGGGCACAGgcttgctctgctgcttccacGTCGTGAG CTGGGGAGTCCCTCTTGGCATTACGGTGGCTGCTGTTGCTCTGAAGAAGATTGGCTATGATGCCTCCAACGTTTCCGTGGGCTGGTGTTGGGTCGACTTGGATGCAGAGGATCGAGTCTTGTGGATGTTGTTAACAGGGAAAGTTTGGGAGATACTGGCCTATGTGACTTTGCCGGTGCTCTACATTCTCATCAAGAAGCACATTAATAGAGCG CATGCAGCACTCTCAGAGTATCGCCCCATTCTTTCAAGAGCACCTGCATTTCAGCCCCGGACTTCCATAGCAGATAAGAAGTTGATTCTCATCCCTGTCATCTTTATCATCCTCCGCATCTGGAGCACTGTGCGATTCATTCTGACCCTCTGTAACTCCCCTGCAGTGCAAAATTCAGTCCTGGTTGTCCTACAT GGAATTGGTAACACGTTCCAAGGAGGTGCCAACTGTATTATGTTTGTCCTCTGTACGCGGGCGGTCCGGACTCGGCTGTTTTCCTCTATTTGCTGTTGCCGCTATGATGAGTTGGACTGGCCTTTCCGAAGATCAGACGGCTACTGGCAGCGCCCGGAACCCGACAAAGACAAGGATGTGCCAGGCCCTGAGCGGACGAAACCCCTGCTTTCCAGCACCTGA